A genome region from Hevea brasiliensis isolate MT/VB/25A 57/8 chromosome 9, ASM3005281v1, whole genome shotgun sequence includes the following:
- the LOC110635661 gene encoding uncharacterized protein LOC110635661 isoform X1, whose amino-acid sequence MLCSIPTGKSGSNWLDRLRSNKGFPAADDLDLDRFLTNHHNSFSDSPLANPSNSLINSNSESTQSDNKRVTAHSSHAAETSSESGDKQWFGAMTNVLCDLFNMGELNEKISRFSGKKSARKQTNPKFCDVSTPTSANDIDSIGKDEYVQAATVSLHSDNNSNIGANANWDDDVDEEKEKASGGGSGGSDRELKGYSRSEVTVIDTSFEVWKFDKLVFRRKNIWKVRDKKGKSWGVGTKKRKGNHLESGNGDVGSKKKAKTSHSEFGSSKDSNGGDLLLPSNDGQKPQDEKTEVCKDSLDDHFQVPKRRSPKKLKKNGSSVVLIKAIPTSKKCGRSLHKNHLNDFQRQYKA is encoded by the exons ATGCTCTGTTCGATCCCGACTGGCAAGTCCGGTTCAAACTGGCTGGACCGGCTCCGCTCCAACAAAGGCTTCCCGGCCGCCGACGATCTCGACCTCGACCGTTTCCTCACCAACCACCACAATTCCTTTTCCGATTCTCCACTTGCCAATCCCTCTAATTCCTTAATAAACTCCAACTCCGAGTCGACCCAGTCTGATAATAAACGAGTCACCGCTCATAGTAGCCACGCCGCGGAGACTTCAAGCGAGAGTGGAGACAAGCAATGGTTCGGTGCAATGACCAATGTTCTCTGCGACCTTTTCAACATGGGGGAACTCAACGAGAAAATTTCGAGATTTTCTGGGAAAAAAAGTGCCAGGAAACAAACAAACCCTAAGTTTTGCGACGTGTCTACTCCGACTTCTGCAAATGACATCGACTCCATCGGAAAAGACGAATATGTCCAGGCCGCAACGGTGTCGTTGCACTCTGATAATAATTCGAATATTGGGGCAAATGCGAATTGGGATGACGATGTGGATGAGGAGAAGGAGAAAGCCAGTGGTGGAGGTAGCGGCGGTAGTGATAGAGAGCTAAAAGGGTACTCGAGAAGTGAAGTGACAGTTATCGATACGAGCTTTGAGGTGTGGAAGTTTGACAAGTTGGTGTTTAGGAGGAAGAATATATGGAAAGTTCGAGACAAGAAAGGAAAGTCGTGGGGTGTTGGCACCAAGAAAAGGAAGGGAAATCACTTAGAATCTGGAAATGGAGATGTGGGTTCAAAGAAGAAAGCGAAAACTTCCCACTCCGAGTTCGGCTCATCGAAGGACTCCAATGGAGGGGACTTATTATTGCCGTCTAATGAT GGTCAGAAGCCACAAGATGAGAAAACAGAAGTTTGTAAAGATTCACTGGATGATCATTTCCAAGTTCCTAAAAGAAG ATCACCCAAGAAACTGAAAAAGAATGGCTCATCTGTTGTTCTTATAAAAGCTATACCTACAAGCAAGAAGTGTGGGAGGAGCCTTCACAAGAATCATCTCAATGACTTTCAGAGGCAATACAAGGCTTAA
- the LOC110635661 gene encoding uncharacterized protein LOC110635661 isoform X2 gives MLCSIPTGKSGSNWLDRLRSNKGFPAADDLDLDRFLTNHHNSFSDSPLANPSNSLINSNSESTQSDNKRVTAHSSHAAETSSESGDKQWFGAMTNVLCDLFNMGELNEKISRFSGKKSARKQTNPKFCDVSTPTSANDIDSIGKDEYVQAATVSLHSDNNSNIGANANWDDDVDEEKEKASGGGSGGSDRELKGYSRSEVTVIDTSFEVWKFDKLVFRRKNIWKVRDKKGKSWGVGTKKRKGNHLESGNGDVGSKKKAKTSHSEFGSSKDSNGGDLLLPSNDITQETEKEWLICCSYKSYTYKQEVWEEPSQESSQ, from the exons ATGCTCTGTTCGATCCCGACTGGCAAGTCCGGTTCAAACTGGCTGGACCGGCTCCGCTCCAACAAAGGCTTCCCGGCCGCCGACGATCTCGACCTCGACCGTTTCCTCACCAACCACCACAATTCCTTTTCCGATTCTCCACTTGCCAATCCCTCTAATTCCTTAATAAACTCCAACTCCGAGTCGACCCAGTCTGATAATAAACGAGTCACCGCTCATAGTAGCCACGCCGCGGAGACTTCAAGCGAGAGTGGAGACAAGCAATGGTTCGGTGCAATGACCAATGTTCTCTGCGACCTTTTCAACATGGGGGAACTCAACGAGAAAATTTCGAGATTTTCTGGGAAAAAAAGTGCCAGGAAACAAACAAACCCTAAGTTTTGCGACGTGTCTACTCCGACTTCTGCAAATGACATCGACTCCATCGGAAAAGACGAATATGTCCAGGCCGCAACGGTGTCGTTGCACTCTGATAATAATTCGAATATTGGGGCAAATGCGAATTGGGATGACGATGTGGATGAGGAGAAGGAGAAAGCCAGTGGTGGAGGTAGCGGCGGTAGTGATAGAGAGCTAAAAGGGTACTCGAGAAGTGAAGTGACAGTTATCGATACGAGCTTTGAGGTGTGGAAGTTTGACAAGTTGGTGTTTAGGAGGAAGAATATATGGAAAGTTCGAGACAAGAAAGGAAAGTCGTGGGGTGTTGGCACCAAGAAAAGGAAGGGAAATCACTTAGAATCTGGAAATGGAGATGTGGGTTCAAAGAAGAAAGCGAAAACTTCCCACTCCGAGTTCGGCTCATCGAAGGACTCCAATGGAGGGGACTTATTATTGCCGTCTAATGAT ATCACCCAAGAAACTGAAAAAGAATGGCTCATCTGTTGTTCTTATAAAAGCTATACCTACAAGCAAGAAGTGTGGGAGGAGCCTTCACAAGAATCATCTCAATGA
- the LOC110635660 gene encoding two-component response regulator-like APRR5, with the protein MGEVVISGEDLELKAESMRKREEEEVKIDEEQLDESEMKEGNGLFVRWEKLLPKMVLRVLLVEADDSTRQIIAALLRKCSYKVVAVPDGLKAWEMLKGRPHNIDLILTEVDLPSISGYALLTLIMEHENCKSIPVIMMSSQDSISTVYKCMLRGASDYLVKPIRINELRNLWQHVWRRQSSLAGGNGLQDESVGQDKVEATSENNAASNHSSGDMACIQHDKEFIEKGSDAQSSCTKPDVEAESAPMENTRDILQPVSGKVFLKDIPMQKHEAHRDCSQILLLHESEPGGSAVVACKHSNRMTVNESVEPESQRMNSSVTREARDNNHVLVISSREAIDFMGTSAGYNSSLDNAKSKFDCSPHLDLCLTRCHPSSFEIQVTEERHTLRHSNASAFTRYTNRPLQNVHSMLGSVSNQKELGANSERKLSSNVSDYNSDTPGPATERNNASLATGQTKESEIASSCGQQRVFPIQIPVNGISFNNLCTSYGSTFPPIFCKQSGASTIVSPSSGSQLEPSPKVNPFHQSSFKSNSELHNQFGQTPNDSTNLSLQKQDHKLDSLEDRGHISPATDQSATSSFCNGAASHLNMGYGSTSGSNSNVDQVAMIRAAAERKNEGVLQNANSYRSIQREAALSKFRMKRKDRCYEKKVRYESRKKLAEQRPRVKGQFVRQAHPPPAETEQWHDSSIDG; encoded by the exons ATGGGAGAGGTGGTGATTAGTGGTGAAGATTTGGAACTCAAGGCTGAGAGCATGAGAAAGAGGGAGGAGGAGGAAGTGAAAATTGACGAAGAGCAACTAGACGAGTCGGAGATGAAGGAAGGTAATGGGTTGTTTGTGAGATGGGAGAAGTTGTTGCCGAAGATGGTGTTGAGAGTATTGTTGGTTGAAGCTGATGATTCTACTAGGCAGATTATAGCTGCTTTACTTAGGAAATGTAGCTACAAAG TTGTGGCTGTTCCCGATGGCTTAAAGGCGTGGGAGATGCTGAAAGGAAGACCCCATAATATAGACCTCATTTTGACAGAAGTGGATTTACCTTCAATATCAGGATATGCCCTTCTTACTCTAATTATGGAGCATGAGAATTGCAAAAGTATACCAGTTATAA TGATGTCCTCACAGGATTCAATTAGTACGGTTTATAAATGCATGTTGAGAGGTGCTTCTGATTATCTTGTTAAGCCTATCAGAATAAATGAACTGAGAAATTTGTGGCAGCATGTATGGAGAAGACAATCT TCTCTTGCTGGAGGAAATGGCCTCCAGGATGAAAGTGTTGGGCAAGATAAGGTTGAGGCTACTTCTGAAAATAATGCTGCCAGTAATCATTCAAGTGGTGACATGGCTTGTATTCAACATGATAAAGAATTCATTGAGAAAGGGAGTGATGCTCAG AGCTCTTGCACAAAGCCAGATGTGGAAGCTGAGAGTGCTCCTATGGAAAATACGAGGGACATTTTGCAACCAGTATCGGGCAAAGTTTTTCTTAAAGACATACCAATGCAGAAACATGAAGCACACAGGGATTGCAGTCAGATATTGCTTTTGCATGAGAGTGAACCTGGGG GATCAGCTGTGGTTGCTTGCAAACATTCCAATCGAATGACCGTCAATGAGAGTGTTGAACCAGAAAGTCAAAGAATGAATTCTAGTGTCACCCGTGAGGCCCGTGACAACAATCATGTCCTTGTCATCTCGTCTAGAGAAGCTATAGATTTCATGGGAACATCTGCTGGTTACAATTCTTCTTTAGATAATGCTAAAAGCAAGTTTGATTGTTCTCCACATTTGGATCTGTGCTTGACAAGATGCCATCCTAGTAGCTTTGAGATTCAAGTTACTGAAGAAAGACATACTCTCAGGCATTCTAATGCTTCAGCTTTTACGCG GTATACTAACAGGCCATTACAAAACGTACATTCAATGTTGGGAAGTGTTTCTAATCAGAAAGAACTTGGAGCTAATTCTGAGAGAAAACTATCCAGCAATGTTAGTGACTATAACTCTGATACTCCTGGTCCAGCTACTGAAAGAAATAACGCTTCTCTGGCTACTGGTCAAACCAAAGAGTCTGAAATTGCAAGTTCTTGCGGTCAACAAAGAGTATTTCCAATCCAAATTCCAGTTAATGGTATAAGCTTTAATAATCTGTGCACCAGCTATGGTTCCACATTTCCTCCAATTTTCTGTAAACAATCTGGTGCATCAACAATAGTGAGTCCAAGTTCAGGCAGCCAGCTGGAACCCAGCCCTAAAGTAAATCCATTTCATCAGTCCAGCTTCAAAAGTAATTCTGAACTCCACAATCAATTTGGTCAAACTCCAAATGATTCCACCAATCTATCTCTGCAAAAACAGGACCACAAGTTGGATTCTTTGGAGGATCGAGGACACATTTCTCCTGCCACTGATCAGAGTGCAACTAGCAGCTTCTGTAATGGTGCTGCAAGTCATCTTAACATGGGTTATGGAAGCACTTCTGGAAGTAATAGCAATGTTGATCAGGTTGCTATGATCAGGGCTGCTGCTGAGAGAAAAAATGAAGGTGTTTTACAGAATGCAAATTCATATCGATCTATCCAAAGAGAAGCAGCTCTATCTAAGTTTCGCATGAAGCGGAAAGATAGATGTTATGAGAAGAAG GTTCGCTATGAGAGTAGGAAAAAACTTGCTGAGCAAAGGCCCAGAGTCAAAGGACAATTTGTTCGTCAAGCGCACCCCCCACCTGCAGAAACGGAGCAGTGGCATGACAGTTCTATCGATGGTTAG
- the LOC110635686 gene encoding NDR1/HIN1-like protein 26 codes for MSRFSIESPKHCAKKEINVNKFYKKFFFIFSSFFTSILFLILIVWLILRPAKPQFSLKEADIYQLKLSGFNLLNSSIQLTLLSKNPNDKVGIYYDELQAYAAYKGQQITVATPFPPFYQGHQDSNLLTASLIGTGLPVASSFGYEVGRDQTAGKLFLNVKVNGRLRWKVGTWVSGRYRLNVNCVAVMAFGPSLPSGPLSSKQGTQCSTTV; via the coding sequence ATGTCTCGATTCTCCATTGAATCTCCCAAGCATTGTGCCAAGAAAGAAATCAACGTAAACAAGTTCTACAAAAAGTTCTTCTTtatcttctcttcatttttcacCTCAATTCTTTTCCTAATATTGATCGTTTGGCTTATCCTTCGCCCTGCCAAGCCACAGTTCTCCCTCAAAGAAGCTGACATCTACCAACTTAAACTCTCAGGCTTTAACCTTCTCAACTCTTCAATCCAACTCACCCTACTTTCCAAGAACCCCAATGACAAAGTAGGCATTTACTACGACGAGTTACAGGCTTACGCCGCCTACAAGGGTCAGCAGATCACTGTGGCTACTCCTTTTCCTCCATTCTACCAAGGACATCAAGATAGCAACCTCTTGACAGCATCTTTGATTGGAACTGGGCTACCGGTGGCTTCATCGTTCGGTTACGAAGTGGGGCGGGATCAGACCGCCGGAAAACTATTTCTTAACGTGAAGGTGAATGGAAGGCTACGGTGGAAGGTTGGGACCTGGGTTTCCGGGAGATACAGGCTTAACGTGAATTGTGTTGCTGTTATGGCTTTTGGACCTTCTCTCCCTAGCGGCCCGCTCAGTTCAAAGCAAGGGACTCAATGTTCTACCACTGTTTGA